The following proteins are encoded in a genomic region of Melopsittacus undulatus isolate bMelUnd1 chromosome 8, bMelUnd1.mat.Z, whole genome shotgun sequence:
- the LOC101870087 gene encoding putative lysosomal acid lipase/cholesteryl ester hydrolase, giving the protein MWLLIAILVWTQASVNSEDAIKQKKVINPETFMNISQIICHRGYPSEEYEVLTRDGYYVSLNRIPHGRANPRNREPKPVVFLQHGLLGEGSHWVENLPNNSLGFILADSGYDVWLGNSRGTSWSQRHQHLSADQAEYWDFSFHEMAMYDLPAMINFILQKTGQQQIYYIGYSQGCTIAFIAFSSMPELAQKVKLFFALAPVVTVKHARSPIMKLSFLLDRRFKTFQLLLGRTDASLRMRKLWRFLPQVCRNPLLHKPCANLLFLLGGYNEKNFNMTRLDVYTSHYPDRTSVKTMIHWAQVMKSGEFKAFDYGSENPAVYHQETPPLYHVEEMPVPTAVWSGGEDWAADWRDVRLLLPRIAHLVTYGHIPDWNHWDFIWGLDAPERLYGSILELMEGSQ; this is encoded by the exons ATGTGGCTGTTGATTGCAATCCTGGTTTGGACACAAGCATCCGTGAACTCAGAAGATGCCATCAAGCAGAAAAAGGTCATAAATCCCGAGACTTTCATGAACATT agcCAAATCATCTGCCACAGAGGGTACCCCAGTGAGGAGTATGAAGTCCTGACTCGTGATGGCTACTACGTCAGCCTTAACAGGATTCCTCATGGAAGAGCAAACCCTAGGAACAGAG AGCCCAAACCAGTTGTGTTTCTCCAGCACGGCTTACTCGGAGAAGGCAGCCACTGGGTGGAAAACCTACCCAACAACAGCCTTGGCTTCATACTCGCCGACTCTGGCTATGACGTCTGGCTGGGAAACAGCCGTGGGACAAGCTGGTCCCAGCGACACCAGCACCTTTCTGCTGACCAGGCTGAATACTGGGATTTCAG cttccATGAGATGGCAATGTATGACCTCCCGGCCATGATCAACTTCATCCTGCAGAAGACTGGACAGCAGCAGATCTATTACATTGGCTACTCCCAGGGCTGCACAATCG CGTTCATTGCCTTTTCATCCATGCCAGAACTGGCTCAGAAGGTCAAACTGTTTTTCGCCCTGGCTCCAGTAGTGACAGTCAAACACGCCAGAAGTCCCATCATGAAACTGTCCTTCCTTCTAGACAGGCGATTCAAGACGTTCCAG ctcctgctcgGCAGAACGGATGCATCGCTGCGGATGAGGAAGCTGTGGAGGTTTCTCCCCCAGGTGTGCAGGAACCCACTGCTGCATAAGCCTTGTGCCaacctcctcttcctgctgggTGGCTACAACGAGAAGAACTTCAACATG ACACGGCTGGATGTGTACACATCCCACTATCCGGACAGGACATCTGTCAAAACCATGATACACTGGGCCCAG GTGATGAAATCAGGAGAATTCAAAGCCTTCGACTATGGCAGTGAAAACCCAGCCGTGTACCACCAG GAGACACCTCCCTTGTACCATGTGGAGGAGATGCCCGTGCCCACTGCGGTGTGGTCGGGAGGAGAGGACTGGGCAGCTGACTGGAGGGACGTCCGCCTGCTGCTGCCCCGCATCGCCCACCTTGTCACCTATGGCCACATCCCTGACTGGAACCACTGGGACTTCATCTGGGGCTTGGATGCCCCTGAACGCCTCTATGGCAGCatcctggagctgatggagggGTCCCAGTAG